The Primulina huaijiensis isolate GDHJ02 chromosome 6, ASM1229523v2, whole genome shotgun sequence genomic sequence TGAGATCAaattgtttttgagtgaaagccAAAATGGATTTATCCATGGTGATCAACTGAGTCAAAATCTGTTGTTGACGACTCTCTTCTAGAGATACTTCTTCTGCATGTTGTCCTTCTTCGGATAAAGACTTGTCTGTGAACGTAACCAATTGAGAGAAGGAGAGCTTACCAGCATATTTTGAGTAATCAGGCTCATGGAGTTCAGCGGTAAAGCTCGCAATGATTTTATCAATATCATCCGTGGAGTCAGAGGTTTTGGTGCCAGTTAAAATTTGTTCCTCAGGTTTTGTTGCTGAAAGACTAGATGGATGAGAGTGGGCAAGCAGTGAAGACATGATCGGCTCGGTTTCCTGTACTTTCTTGGTAGAGGACAACAGCTGTTCTGAATGAGCTGTTGGATCATTGTTAGTGGGAGAGACCGGTGGAGAGACTGTTTGATCTTGAAAAGTCACAGCtttatcaaaatcagataaaaaCTTTTCTGCCTCATCAACCGAGACAGTTTGATCTACTGAAAGATCAAGTGGAGGCAGTTGAGTAGACTTTTCCATGGCAGAGATCGTAGGAGACTCGGATGGAATATCGGTGGCAATCTGATGACTCTGTGTTTCAGCATTTGGAAATGCTTCAGGCGTGATTTCTTCAGAATGAGGCATAGTAGTTTCTTCATCACCTGATTGAGCTGGCACAGAAAATACTGGTGAAGAAGGTTTAGTGCTTGTACCAGGAGAAAGAGATGAAGAATCCTTTTTGGTAGGGATGTTTTGAAGCTGTGCTGAATCCAGATCTTCATTAATTTCCATAAGAAAATCAAACTTGCCCTGTTCTGCAGTGGCTGGAAGGTTGAGATCCTGACGCATTTGAGCGACGCACATAGCAAGTCCCAAAGCGTCCATCTCAAGTTGAGAAATTACTGCAGAATCATCCATGGCAGTAGGACTTACAGGATCAAAATTTTGCCTTTTTAGCTGAATAATGATTCGGAGAGTGCTTTCCTTCATTTGAAGTTCCAGAAAGTCTCGTCGACGAAGGGCGGTTTGAATATCAGCCGTTTCTGCCCATTCCAAAATGGACCGTTCAAGCTTGGCGACTGCTTTTATTTTTCCGGATTTAAGTAGCGAATCAAAAGTTACAGCCGTCCGATATTGAACCCATTTATCAAACATCTTGATCTTTTTCTGGACAGCCTCATTTACACGCTCGCTTGCGAGTACTATGGCTGTATTAACTGCATTGTTTTGCGGTGGATTTTCAAACATGACATGTTTGCCCTTATCTGAGGATAGAATGATTGGAATTCCAGAATAAGATGACTGAATTTCTGGTTCTGCAATTTGAATTCCCTTCAGCTTAGTGATTGCGATTGCTGGAATTGGGGTATGAACTAATGGTGCCGAAAGATGCTTGACCAGCTTGATCTTAGCTGGTTGTGCAGTTATCTTTTTCTTAAAGACCAGAGCAACTGGAACGTTATTTGTGGATTCTTCATCAGAGCTGGTCTTTAGAACCAGCTTCCTTTTAGTTGCCTTGGCGGTCGAACCGATTTTTGCTGATTTCTTTTGTTTCACAAACTCTTCCCCGGCTTCCGTCTTGATTGAGACCAACACTTCATCTGTCGGCCGATTCTTTTTGATGAACTTTTCAACCGACACCCAGATGAAGAGTTTAGTTTTGACAACATCTATCATATCAACCGGTTGAACCCCGGCATCAGTCAGCATATGACATATCTGAACCGCAAAACCTTGCGATTGATTTTCTTTGTTAATCATGGCCACCAATATCTTAAAAAAAACTTCAGACCAGTTTACTCATAATTTGGAGGAGATAGTAGCcataacaataaatttttccAGGGTGATTTTATCATAAGCTCCAGCTTTGGCGAGCAATCTTTTTTCAACGATATCTGCCAGAAGTCTGGATTCAATCTTTAAGTCCCGCTTTTGACAAGTTGGATGAGAGATTGGAGAGTCTGTGTCTGAGAAGGTACTGCGACAGATATCAATATTTTCATTTGACAGTGTGGAGAAAGCAGTCACTCCTTCAGTGGGTAGGCTGAACAATTCAGCAAACATCTTCTGTGTGCACAGAAGTTTTTTGTTTTGTACGGCACATATAATTTCGCCGTTCTTCATGTGTGCTGACTCGAAGATCTCCTTCAGCAGTGTGTCGGAATATTTATAGTCGCAGCCCAGAAATGAGCGAAGCCCAGAGTGTTCTATATCTCGAAACATTGCTTGCATTGATTTGTTGGGCATGGCAAAGATGGTTGCGAAGTTAACCTCGACAGTGTTCTGATTGATAGAGGCAGCCATTGTCTTGATTTACTGAGAGAGTTTGAATTCAACACCTGCAAGTTAGATGAGAGTGCGATCgagttgcaaaaacaaaataagcTCAGCACGGTTGCAAATGTAGAGTATGTATGTGCAGTTCAATCACTCACTAGTCAGTCCACGTGGAGGACTGTTAGtggagagaatttttgaaaattttgaaaatcttggGCGGCGGTAAAATAAgtaattttgtaatttcaaaaataacagCTGTCACGTCAGTCAAAAGCAGTTGAAAGGTTTGAGTAATTACGCAATGACGTGGAGGTATTCTGCCCAAGTAAAATGAACCGTATCAGTAATGTAGTTAGGAGGAAACAGTTGAGACGTCTATTTGATTAATGACTGAACCGTTTTCCCCCTAAACATGTGGATTAAATACTAATCCAGGATGATAAACCGTCGATGGCTTTAGATAGAAAGCCTCTTTGACTTCTAGTGTCTGTCAATTTGCGAGAGACCCTTCCATCTATAAATATCAGTAGAGGGGTTAGTTTTGCAAACAACATATATCAAGATGGCAAATGCAGGCAGTTCAAGTGAGCCAGATCTGGTGAAAGAATTTATTGAATCGGTGTTAGCTTCCCGCAAGGCTGCTCTTAAAGATAGCATTTTTGAGAAGACGCTGGCAGTCTGGACAACGATCGAAGAGCTTCGGTCCTCCATTGATGGAGGAGTAGGTGTTATAGCTGAGGAGATGACACTTCTGAAGAAATATCAGTGACTTCTTTATGTCGCTGATGCATCGTACGTCTTCTCTGATGATGTCTACCTCCTCATGCTCTTAAAAGAGCAGAGGACTCTGAGGAAGATTGCTTCCTCAGATAACTTTTTACGCACCACCACTGGTAGGCTGACAGTTTGGTTGTGCAGCTGGTCGATGGCGGTTGATGATGAAGTTGGGGATGTACAACGCCGACTGTttgttcaataaaatatttctatttttgaATTACTTTCTCTATCTTTACATTTTTGTTTATTTCCTGCAATACAAACTAAACAAACCGCAAGAATTAATCATATCAAGATATATCAATTAAGCCAAGCATATTACGGAAATGAGAGAACTTAGCCTATGGCAATGATTTTTGAAGATATCGGCTGTTTGTTGATCTGTATGAACATATTTGAGCCGTATTTCTTTCTTCATGACGTGTTCTCGGATGAAATGGTGTCTAATGTCAATATGTTTGGTCCGAGAGTGCATGACTGGATTATATGTGATGGCTATTGCACTGGTATTGTCGCAAAAAATAGGTGATTCTGTGGCTTGGATGCcgtaatattttaattgttgtTGTATCGACAACATCTGAGCACAACAACTTCCAAccgcaagatattctgcttcagcgGTTGATGTAGCAATTGACGTTTGCTTCTTACTAAGCCATGATATCAACCGCTCGCCTAAAAATTGACACGAACCGCTTGTACTCTTTCTATCGAATTTGCACCCCGCATAATCTGCATTTGAGTAACCTACAAGACCAAGACTTGAATCTTTGGGATACCAAAGACCTACATTAGCAGtttctttaagatatttaagaatACGTTTAGCTGCAATAAAGTGAGATTGCATTGGTTTAGCTTGAAACTGTGCACATAAACAAACCGCAAACATAATGTCCGGTCGGCTGGCAGTCAGATATAGCAGAGAACCAATTAACCCTCTGTATATTTTTGTGTCAACAGAGATTCCCCATTCGCCTTTATCCAACTTGATTGATGAGCTCATTGGGGTGGAAGCTGGAGAGCAATTGTCCATGCCGAATTTCTTTAGCATGTCTCGAGTATATTTGACttgattgataaatatttaattcgCTCATCATGCTCATATCAAATTGCTCCTGCATCATCTTAGAGAATCTCTTACATAGCTTGGGGTTAGttgatccaaaaataatatcgtcCACATATACTTGTACAAACAATGAATGATCATTTTTTGAGAACGTAAACAATGTTTTATCTACCGTTCCAATTGAAAAACCATGCTCAAGCAAGAACTTGGTTAATGTGTCATATCATG encodes the following:
- the LOC140978899 gene encoding secreted RxLR effector protein 161-like → MDNCSPASTPMSSSIKLDKGEWGISVDTKIYRGLIGSLLYLTASRPDIMFAVCLCAQFQAKPMQSHFIAAKRILKYLKETANVGLWYPKDSSLGLVGYSNADYAGCKFDRKSTSGSCQFLGERLISWLSKKQTSIATSTAEAEYLASALYIPNFIINRHRPAAQPNCQPTSGGA